tcatatcgtttactagtaaaaggaaggttgagttgctcacaaacaagtattgtgatgatgtggcactctataagaaaagtttacaatctttattaaaacattttcatatttcatattatagagttactctaataataaattataaacaataataatatattaaaaaaaaaaaaaaaactaacacaatttattgttgttgaattgagacaaaaatgaattgcaagcaatgaaaggtggaatgatgcatcatgttattgttttaattgcattgcaatatattattaaaatatatattgtatgttacaattccatattaatgcaattgaaaacaaagaattcttggagacactaatattgaatatgtaaatttagctaattatcaaacacaaactctatataaagttaacccaaaagataattatcaccaccaccatatcaggaagtctaccttctatgttttaacaaaattttaatttatctatctcatggcaaaaactctatggtttctttgtctaacatctccatgagaaaaagttatgcatgtccctcttatttaatattttcttgaacatttattttatttttcttattatattatataaacttgaatatttgttgttgtcaatatataagtttggacgaagattttatatatttgaatataggtttagttatttggttaaggtaaagaaagtcttatagatgaataagatttaacatgtggcATCTtcatatttgcttaaaaaaatatcatttgattcttataaatattctaatattttattttcagccgtaacgtaaacattcttttagaatatgtacttaatttatccaaaaagtaggtgattatgtaaattaaattaataatttttgaattattggtgaattttagttgtgtaaatatgtttaaatatatgtgtgattatattttctaaatatatgtaaatatattttaacatctacggttttaataatatctaaaatttattttgacaaatgagcatcaacaatttttatttaataatttttgtctttttttaatttaatttacaaagtttttagtacaattctaagtgggaggaaaaagtatttaacacaatttctaaactaacatgtttttagcacaattcttttcattgattcattttatggttgtaagaataagatggcatgcgtagattaaaataggaccgtctattaaaattcatatatattcatattgaaccatccagatttaggcaagtgttatacgataaatgcatgaagattatatatttggacaacctctaagttaagttgaatcaatataacttcttgcatgtattacaattataagaaccgcatgacttgagtgtcaactacaaaaaaaaaacacttattttaatttctactttgtttttgtttctatatttctcttgatcgagatcaagtagatcacctacacattgtagacaatatagtatttaaaaatgagacacatatttatatttataaattatttggattgtcctcttttaattgaatgcctccaacatcaatataccctcgacctatataaattttaaggcacttcaaaatcaataaatagaagtctcttttatcctcttcaacttattcacataaaaaaattaattatattcccattaatcaacaattttttatacaaatcttttaccttatataaaataaaataataaatgaaaaagaaaataagaaacaaataagctaaaacattagactaataaaataatagatgaaaaagaaaagttgtctaattacaaacattatatcaattaaaaaaaatgatggtttacaaactgccattagagttaaatacacatccttacacgaggtgccatttcataggctttataaggagcaaggatgcaacgtaagcaaaaatagaagtatgttttatcctgttctcttccttcacatgaaaaaatagtcatattcatattaatcgattcaactcaaagtttaattaatcatcgaacaaaacaccggttaatatttaaaaaaatatccaacctaaaaaagaaatataaaaaatgattagagatgttctaaactcagagtaatagaaaaatttcaatttacaaacatattaataggcaactgtcacatatatgtatatcaatttcttaatcaatcacatgtagacatacctgatattctatgaggttagacaccatcacctaccaaggacaaaaaccaatatacttatgatgtaactatatatatgcacacaatagtttttaaatcaattcaagacactataatgtgtaactaaacctattattttattagtctaatgttttagcttatttgtttcttattttctttttcatttattattttattttatataaggtaaaagatttgtataaaaaattgttgattaatgggaatataattaatttttttatgtgaataagttgaagaggataaaagagacttctatttattgattttgaagtgccttaaaatttatataggtcgagggtatattgatgttggaggcattcaattaaaagaggacaatccaaataatttataaatataaatatgtgtctcatttttaaatactatattgtctacaatgtgtaggtgatctacttgatctcgatcaagagaaatatagaaacaaaaacaaagtagaaattaaaataagtgtttttttttttgtagttgacactcaagtcatgcggttcttataattgtaatacatgcaagaagttatattgattcaacttaacttagaggttgtccaaatatataatcttcatgcatttatcgtataacacttgcctaaatctggatggttcaatatgaatatatatgaattttaatagacggtcctattttaatctacgcatgccatcttattcttacaaccataaaatgaatcaatgaaaagaattgtgctaaaaacatgttagtttagaaattgtgttaaatactttttcctcccacttagaattgtactaaaaactttctaaattaaattaaaaaaagacaaaaattattaaataaaaattgttgatgctcatttgtcaaaataaattttagatattattaaaaccgtagatgttaaaatatatttacatatatttagaaaatataatcacacatatatttaaacatatttacacaactaaaattcaccaataattcaaaaattattaatttaatttacataatcacctactttttggataaattaagtacatattctaaaagaatgtttacgttacggctgaaaataaaatattagaatatttataagaatcaaatgatatttttttaagcaaatatgaAGATgccacatgttaaatcttattcatctataagactttctttaccttaaccaaataactaaacctatattcaaatatataaaatcttcgtccaaacttatatattgacaacaacaaatattcaagtttatataatataataagaaaaataaaataaatgttcaagaaaatattaaataagagggacaaaaactaacaataattttgaagagacacaaacctcaccaagaaaaacaaaaacaaaccaaaaacaaaaggaccaagcaaaaaaaaatgtgaactaaacaatagactaaaaaatcgggactaataaagttggaataaaatttcactaagcgaataagtgagaataaactccaagaaaaagagagatgaataagtagataagctatttggaaccttaaattgcataaaacgtagtaagcaaatacgttatttgattcataattttcaaaaaatgagatcacgtggaacaaatagtcaaagccaccatatatgaatcatattctataatcaaaacttattttaacatttctcatgagaaatattgtctacaagtataattaggtatgcctccaactcttattgaaaataataaaataagggatacatcaaaaataaaaaacaaagtgacatatgactataaaattgtaactcatataaagaaaactaaaatcttatatgattacactaataaaataaaaaatgatacatacttttaaacttatgaaatattataagagatctattacattaaaatataaacaaactacgatataaattaataaaaaatctaatatttctaaacaattttttttactcatatactaatattaaatataatcatattttaaaataatatctattatttaactatatgtgattataattatcgcaattattattttttatttataaaaatattttaattatatattttaatcaaatccgtgcaacgcacgggtttacccctagttcATATAATGGTATGGTGTTACTATGTCAAGGTgtgagctcattaaccacttgagcccaatgacTTGGTTAGTTCACCCTCATTTTTGTTcatgttgttattgttattttctctttaatgcacttttgatccccttattttgaaaaacttgaacttttgattcccttattttaaaagccaactttttgatctcCTATTTTGAtaaatctgaacttttgattcccctattttaaaagccaactttttcattccatattttagatttttcggaGTTTTAGTCCCCCGAatcaattttgtcaaatttttgttGACGTGTCAAGCTCATTAATGACGTGACAGTTTTCATGTTGACAAAACATTTCAATGTCATtaatctttttaaaaatcaaatattttaaaagtattaaaacaataaaataattaatgatgattaaaaacaataaaataaacctctttacattatataataataacaactaaaaatcagtaaattactAAAAGAAGTTAGAAGAGCAAACGCTGGTTCCCAAATCATGGAACCCTAAGAAATTAGAAACATAAACGCTCGTGTTAACATCTTTCGTCTTTGTTCGCTCCCTCTTAATCGTTCATTGATTTTGTTctcaattgttaatttttttgggtaatttactgatttttaattatatattttttggtaaggttttttaattatatatatgtatagagGTTAattctactatttttttaattattattaattattatattgtttagtacatttaaaatatttgatgtaattttattgtttaatacttttaaaatattagatGTAAAAATATTAAAGACATAGAAACGTTTCGTCAGCAAGAACACTGCCACGTCATTCACGAGCTTgatacatcaacaaaaatttgatCAAATTGAGTTCGgggactaaaattcagaaaaatttaaaatatgggatcaaaagtgcagattttttgaaatatgggatcaaaaagttgctttaaaataagggaccaaaatgtatcaaaaaaaaaataggagacCAAAAGttctgatttttcaaaataggggatcaaaaagttgtcttttaaaataggggataaaaaatgtattaaagctttatttttataatatttatttgagattaaaaaaaaaagaagggaaaaaaaaaagaagaaaaaggactAATCCCAAACCCAATCCACTTCCTTTTACCCTTGTAACTGTACTGCACCAGTGGAACTGAACTAAGCTCAACTGGCCTGAAAACGCAACGGAGTTTGTCGTTGGCCGCCGGAAACAGTGAGTGAGTAACTTCATCTTCTCCCTGTAGCGTTCGCAAGGAACATTTGCTTCTTCTGTATAAAACGCATTCACATTTTTACACTATAAGCCAAGaaacgaaaaaaaaatactcattttgTTCAAACAAAGTAGTTTCTTATTCTCATTATTCATACTCTTGTAATTTATAGGTTAGGTACTTCAAATTTCAGTTTTCTTCATTCCTATTACCGTTAGGTATGAATATCTTAGGAAACAGTAGTTTTTGTGTTGATCCTATTTTCATAATGGGAAACTATTGCAATAACCTCTTGATATGCAATTTTTACTACCCTAATTACTCAATTACCAATAATACTACCAAATTGTATCGAATTCAGACCAAACGAAACTCGTTATGGAAAAgaactttttattttgattcaCATAAATACTATTTTGATTCAGTAATAGTTGGTGTTGGTACTGAGGAAATTGTGGAAGAAGTGATAGAAGGAAATTACAAAAGATTTAGGTGGAATGAGATACGACATGATGTAACGGAAGAACAAAAACAGGCTATAGGTAAACTTCCCTTCAAGATGGTTAAGCGATGTAAGGCCGTGATGAGACAGATTATATGTTTTTCTGAAGAAAAGGGTAGATTATGTGATGTTTTGGGGGCTTGGGTGAAGATTATGAAGCCTACAAGAGCAGATTGGCTTTCGGTTTTGAAAGAGTTGAAAAATATGGATCATCCTCTCTACATCGAGGTATTTCGCATGTTCTATCTTTTTTGTACAATGATTTGTAAATTTCCCCTACCTTTTAGCTTATACAAACTACTAAAGTCTCTTGATACTAGTCTCTAATCGAATGACAATGGTAGTAGTACCTTTGAGCTTTTAATTTCGTTTATAAATATAGTATTAGTACCTTACTGTTTTGCATTTGAAATATTTACTATTCTATTTAACATAAAGTAGGAcctaattttgagttaatacGTTGTAGTTtctaacccacttgggttggccTAGGGGTATTCGCTTGGGTCCTTGTAGTATGCTCTTAAGGTCTTAGGTTTGATTCCCTCTGGTGCAAATTTCGGTGGGttagtccatacagagcaaaaatactctggctttaaattggGCCCccacaagtgggcggtgggattggtcccctcggattagtcggtcctagggccggataccGAGGTTTAACGATACGTTGTAGTTTCTAGATGTTATTCTGGAGAAGTTGTAGACATCTTGTTGCTTTAGAAATCTGTATATTTTTGTCTTAAACTACATAGTTAACTCAATGGCTTTATTTACCTAGATTTCAGCTGTCAGATGAGAAGTTAATACTCTATCCGGTCTTTTTTAACGTAAAAAAAAggtatctagtctataatatagaccagaaacatcatttattcattgaatctaaaaagtgaattgtttcttataaaaaggaccggagggagtaagttCTTTTGAGCCAATTGATACACACATACAATGATCTGTTTCCTGAAATTGGCCATTCCGGGGTCTCTTTGACTGAAAAGGATACAGTTACAGTATTAACTATCATTCTCTGTGTTCTGCCTCATGGTTTTAACATCTTATCTACATCTGCTAGATGCAAGCTTGAGGTTTAGGTATATACCACAAAATATAGTGATCTGATtgctaaacaaaaataaaagaagtttAATATATATgcattatgaatattattatgtcCATCATACGTCTTTGTGATTGGTAATGGGAAGTGGAGTGAAGTTTATTAATCTGGCCATCTAAACATCCTGGTGAAATAATTAAAGAATAGAAATTTAAGCATCACGGCTTCTTACCTGATTATGTTCTACATGATTTGGCTGCATGAGTGAAAacattttatttactttattctCGACAGTctgaaataaaatttgatttcttcACTTTTATAGGTGGCAGAGCATGCTCTTCTAGAAGAATCCTTTGAACCCAATCTTCGTGATTATACAAAATTAATTCATTATTACAGCAAGGAGAATCAACTTGATGCTGCTGAAAATATTTTCACGGCAATGAAGCAAAGGGGCTTCATCTGCGATCAAGTAATACTAACTACCATGGTTCACATGTACAGCAAGGCAGGCCATCTTGACCGGGCCGAGGAATATTTTGAAGAGATCAAATTGCTTGGTGAACCTTTGGATAAAAGATCATATGGGTCAATGATCATGACCTACATCAGAGCTGGAATGCCTGAAAAGGGAGAGAGTTTACTTGAAGAAATGGACGCACAAGAAATATATGCAGGCAGTGAGGTTTACAAAGCATTACTTAGAGCTTACTCCAAGATTGGTAACGCAGAAGGCGCACAAAGGGTGTTTGATGCAATTCAGATGGCCGGTATCATCCCAGATGATAAGGTGTGTAGTCTTCTTATTTATGCTTATGGTATGGCTGGTCAGAGTGAAAAAGCTCGAATTGcatttgaaaatatgaaaagaGTAGGCATCAAAGCTACTGATAAATGCATATCTTTAGTACTTGTTGCTTATGAGAAGGAAAACATGATAAATACAGCATTGAAGTTTCTAATAGATTTGGAGAAGGATGGCATTATGGTTGGGGAAGAAACTTCTAGAATACTGGCTAGCTGGTTCCGGAAACTCGGGGTGGTAGAAGAGGTGGAGCTTGTTTTAAGAGACTTTGCCACCACTACCAGTCACCAAATAAGCTAATGTAGAGGTAttgtattataatttatttaaaactttGTGTAGCCGTGTCACTAAGGAATCACTCTTGTTTTCAATGTATTATAGCCATTTTAATGTGCaatgcaatgaaaattgaaaactacCTCCTTCCTTTCATTTCTCACTGCACTCTTAGTCTTGTGGCTGAAATTTCTATTGAAGAGAGTTGTAACATGTACATTGTCTCACTTTCTTACTCTGTTAGGATATAGAAAAATAGATATTAGAGTAGTTAAACTAGTTATGAGTTGTTAGAGAAGTTAGTTAGTTTGGTATTTGGATTAGTTAAAGAGTATGTCTCTATGTGTATAAATAGTCAAACACAAAGGTTAGAGAGTATCTTTGGAATATTGTAATTGTGAAGAGGAAGCCCTTGAGGAGAGTTTCTCTCctatttcttaataaaattgttatttCTTTCGAATTCAATTCTTGGGTGCCTAACATACTGCCCAAGACTTAGAGTAATCCCAATCATCTTTGGTTCTATTATAACGTGAACAACCCCCCCGAATATATTGAAGTGTGTCCTTAAAGATGTTTGATGGTATAAATCTATATTTGAATCCTCTTATCAATCAATATTCTTAAGTACCTTTACAAGGTGAGATCCTAATGGAAGAAAGCATTAGGCTTTCAATATATTGCCCAAATCTTTTAGTCCCATGTAATGGTAAGCAGGCAAAGTGTTATAACCTCACAAAgtgacccttttttttttttgatatacaaAGTGACCTATTTTATAGTATGCAAATGTGATTTGGGATACTCAACTCAACCCAAATCTTAAACCAAAAAACATATCTCACCCTCTTAATAGATGATGTTAAAAATTCTGAAGATAGTTTTTAGAGTGCACCCTTTTTCATAGcacaaaaaagaagaataggAACGAGGTTTAAAACGGAAATTTTTCCGAAAAATCACTACAGCAGAGCTATTACAGTATCTTCAAGTGATGATTTAAAACACAATTGGCTCTTGCTGAATTATTTTGGTAAGCAGAGTATTTGAAAGTGTAATTTCACATTAAAAAATTCCTTTAAATACCTCTTTATATCGAAAATACTAAGGTTAACAGATTAAAAGATACTTGGGGGGTTAAGAAGTAATCACTTACTTTTGGAAGTAATCTGTGGCTTTCCTTTGACAATTATAACTAACAGATAACTGTCTTGAAGTAATTGTTACACCTTATATATCTTCCTTCCATTATATTTTTGTCTCATAGACCTAATTAGCTGCCGATATCTTGCCATTATTTGGCGAACAAAACCGCTATTGAACGAAAGCGACAAATTGTCACT
This genomic interval from Trifolium pratense cultivar HEN17-A07 linkage group LG6, ARS_RC_1.1, whole genome shotgun sequence contains the following:
- the LOC123893223 gene encoding pentatricopeptide repeat-containing protein At1g01970-like — encoded protein: MNILGNSSFCVDPIFIMGNYCNNLLICNFYYPNYSITNNTTKLYRIQTKRNSLWKRTFYFDSHKYYFDSVIVGVGTEEIVEEVIEGNYKRFRWNEIRHDVTEEQKQAIGKLPFKMVKRCKAVMRQIICFSEEKGRLCDVLGAWVKIMKPTRADWLSVLKELKNMDHPLYIEVAEHALLEESFEPNLRDYTKLIHYYSKENQLDAAENIFTAMKQRGFICDQVILTTMVHMYSKAGHLDRAEEYFEEIKLLGEPLDKRSYGSMIMTYIRAGMPEKGESLLEEMDAQEIYAGSEVYKALLRAYSKIGNAEGAQRVFDAIQMAGIIPDDKVCSLLIYAYGMAGQSEKARIAFENMKRVGIKATDKCISLVLVAYEKENMINTALKFLIDLEKDGIMVGEETSRILASWFRKLGVVEEVELVLRDFATTTSHQIS